A portion of the Flavobacterium magnum genome contains these proteins:
- a CDS encoding ABC transporter ATP-binding protein yields the protein MKEPRKPGIMHLLKPYKGMLMLLLLFTILSNAINLWLPKIISGSIDAFGKGQFNFRPVITEFSIAVVAIFIFGYLQSIIQTYASEKVARDLRNRLSDTISRQRYAYIEEANPSKLLTNLTADVDSIKMFVSQAIVAVISSLFIIVGASILLFSINWKLALCVIAIIPVIGITFFMVLRKVRALFIQSRAVTDRLNKVISESILGAAIVRVVNSQIPEYQKFLELNTKARDFGLSILGLFAGLIPVITFTANMAGLSILALGGHFVISGSMSIGDFAAFNSYLAMLIFPILVIGFMSNVIAQATAAYARISNIIETPEVSDTGFLSDALTGHIALSGVHVAYGQTPVLKDISITIKPGSKTAIIGPTAAGKTQLLYLLTGLISPDKGSVLFDGHAIEDFESERFHSQIGFVFQDSIIFNMSIRENIAFSDVVTDESLAKAIETAELRDFIASLPQQLNTIVSERGSSLSGGQKQRIMLARALAINPSILLLDDFTARVDPQTEAKILENIRRNYPNLTLVSVTQKIAAVEPFDQIILMMQGEVIATGIHSELMQSSPEYVQLSNSQKSTSHYEL from the coding sequence GTGAAAGAACCCAGAAAACCCGGAATCATGCATTTGCTGAAACCTTATAAAGGTATGCTGATGCTGCTCTTACTCTTTACGATACTCAGCAATGCCATCAATCTCTGGCTTCCGAAAATCATTTCAGGGAGCATCGACGCGTTTGGAAAAGGACAATTTAATTTCCGGCCGGTAATCACCGAATTTTCAATTGCTGTCGTCGCCATATTCATCTTCGGTTATTTACAGAGCATCATCCAAACCTATGCGTCGGAGAAAGTGGCACGCGACCTGCGCAACCGCCTTTCTGACACGATATCGAGGCAGCGCTACGCATACATCGAGGAGGCCAACCCGTCCAAATTGCTCACAAACCTCACCGCCGATGTCGATTCTATTAAGATGTTTGTGTCGCAGGCCATCGTTGCCGTGATTTCTTCGCTGTTCATCATTGTGGGCGCGAGTATTTTACTGTTCAGCATCAACTGGAAACTGGCGCTGTGCGTCATTGCGATCATTCCTGTTATCGGAATCACTTTTTTCATGGTGCTGCGAAAAGTACGCGCGCTGTTTATCCAAAGCCGCGCGGTCACCGACCGTCTCAATAAGGTCATCAGCGAAAGCATTCTCGGTGCCGCCATCGTCCGAGTAGTGAACTCGCAAATCCCCGAATACCAAAAGTTCCTGGAGCTCAACACAAAGGCCCGTGATTTCGGACTGTCCATACTGGGACTTTTCGCAGGGTTAATTCCGGTGATAACCTTTACCGCAAATATGGCAGGATTGTCGATTCTTGCATTGGGCGGTCATTTCGTTATTTCGGGCAGCATGAGCATCGGTGATTTTGCAGCATTCAACAGTTACCTCGCGATGCTGATATTCCCGATACTTGTCATCGGATTCATGAGCAACGTGATCGCGCAGGCCACGGCGGCCTACGCAAGGATTTCGAATATCATCGAAACGCCTGAAGTCAGCGATACCGGTTTCCTTTCCGATGCGCTGACCGGCCATATCGCTTTGTCAGGGGTTCATGTGGCGTACGGGCAAACACCGGTGCTCAAGGACATTTCGATTACCATCAAACCGGGCTCAAAGACCGCCATTATCGGGCCTACCGCCGCAGGCAAAACGCAGCTGCTGTATCTGCTGACAGGCCTGATTTCCCCTGACAAAGGGTCGGTGTTGTTTGACGGGCATGCAATTGAAGATTTTGAAAGCGAGCGCTTCCACAGCCAGATCGGGTTTGTATTCCAGGACAGCATCATCTTCAATATGAGCATACGCGAAAACATCGCCTTCAGCGACGTGGTCACCGATGAGTCTTTGGCGAAGGCCATCGAAACCGCAGAACTGCGCGACTTTATAGCGTCGTTGCCGCAGCAGCTAAACACAATTGTTTCAGAAAGGGGATCGAGCCTTTCCGGCGGACAAAAACAGCGTATTATGCTGGCGCGGGCCCTCGCCATAAATCCTTCAATATTGTTGCTGGACGATTTTACGGCACGTGTCGACCCTCAAACCGAAGCGAAAATCCTCGAAAATATCCGCAGGAATTACCCAAACCTGACCTTAGTATCGGTAACCCAGAAAATCGCTGCCGTGGAGCCGTTCGACCAGATCATCCTGATGATGCAGGGCGAGGTCATAGCAACCGGAATCCACAGCGAACTGATGCAGTCCAGCCCGGAGTACGTTCAATTGTCGAATTCCCAAAAAAGTACGAGCCATTATGAACTATAA